The Tripterygium wilfordii isolate XIE 37 chromosome 17, ASM1340144v1, whole genome shotgun sequence genome has a window encoding:
- the LOC119982895 gene encoding outer envelope protein 64, mitochondrial isoform X1 has translation MSKALKLIKVNASNPKVWVVVIGVSVAGIVILAETQRRKRNAKALLSKDFGAFIKRFEILPFPQPPPPAAKQTLAGLTFAISDIFDVKDYVTGFGNPDWERTHGEADKTAVAVTALLKNGATCVGKTVMDELGLGISGENMHYGTPVNPQMPSYVPGGSSSGSAVAVAAELVDFALGCWRSRLHLIKLVCSGEKDPSTDTMGGLRIPASFCGILSFRPSHGAISTIGVLPNSQSLDTVGWFTRDPSILHRVGHALLRLNAVEPRRTRRLIFADDLFQLSNVPKQKTAYVVSKAIENLSGYEPPKNMNFGQYIASNIPSLKGFHEPSATVHNGTSALRALSSVMVSLQRYEFKTNHEEWIKSVKPRLASDVSEYVLAAVNSAPGYIKGLYKVRTEMRAALQSLLKDNGILVIPTVVESSLKRNSKRAYSTEFRDQALVLLSIASVSGCCQVTIPLGKHGECPISVSLISYHGADKFLLDTLLDMYSPLQEQVGIVSKSAVLPDTNGNMDASELLKEKGNAAFKGKQWNKAVNYYSEAIKLNEINATYYGNRAAAYLELACFREAEEDCNRAISLDKKYVKAYLRRGTARESLLHYKEAIEDFKHALVLEPQNKVANHAEKRLRKLLS, from the exons ATGTCAAAGGCGTTGAAGCTGATCAAGGTGAATGCGTCGAACCCGAAGGTATGGGTTGTGGTGATCGGCGTAAGTGTGGCGGGGATTGTAATATTGGCAGAGACGCAGAGGCGGAAACGCAATGCCAAAGCCTTGCTGAGTAAGGATTTCGGTGCTTTCATTAAGCGATTCGAGATTCTCCCCTTCCCTCAGCCTCCTCCTCCAGCCGCCAAGCAGACCCTTGCTGGCCTTACATTTGCCATCAGTGACAT CTTTGATGTAAAGGATTATGTAACTGGATTTGGGAATCCAGACTGGGAAAGAACACATGGGGAGGCTGACAAAACTGCAGTAGCGGTGACTGCTCTGTTGAAGAATGGAGCTACTTGTGTTGGCAAGACTGTAATGGATGAATTGGGGTTAGG AATATCTGGGGAAAATATGCATTATGGAACCCCCGTCAATCCTCAAATGCCTTCATATGTCCCTGGAGGTTCTTCGAGTGGTTCAGCCGTTGCTGTTGCAGCTGAACTTGTTGACTTTGCCCTTG GTTGTTGGAGGTCGCGGTTGCATTTAATAAAATTAGTGTGTTCTGGGGAGAAAGATCCAA GTACTGATACAATGGGAGGATTGAGAATTCCAGCATCATTTTGTGGTATCCTTAGCTTTCGACCGTCGCATGGGGCAATCTCTACAATTGGAGTTCTGCCAAATTCACAGAGCTTAGATACTGTTG GATGGTTTACTCGTGATCCATCAATTTTACATCGTGTTGGACATGCACTATTGCGGCTGAATGCAGTGGAACCTAGAAGGACAAGACGCCTTATTTTTGCTGATGATCTGTTTCAGCTTTCAAATGTTCCCAAGCAGAAGACAGCATATGTTGTTAGCAAAGCAATCGAAAATCTATCTGGGT ATGAGCCTCCAAAGAATATGAATTTTGGTCAGTATATTGCTTCAAATATTCCAAGTTTAAAAGGTTTTCATGAACCATCAGCCACTGTACATAATGGAACATCAGCTTTGAGAGCTCTATCTTCTGTGATGGTTTCACTACAAAG ATATGAATTCAAAACCAACCATGAAGAATGGATTAAATCAGTCAAACCCAGGTTAGCATCTGATGTCTCTGAATATGTTCTTGCAGCAGTTAACTCTGCGCCTGGGTACATCAAAGGTCTGTATAAAGTCAGGACTGAGATGCGAGCAGCTCTTCAAAGTTTACTGAAG GATAATGGAATATTGGTAATTCCAACAGTTGTGGAGTCCTCATTGAAGCGTAATTCAAAGAGAGCTTATTCCACTGAATTTCGTGATCAAGCTTTGGTTCTATTGAGCATTGCTAGCGTGTCTGGTTGCTGTCAG GTGACAATTCCTTTGGGTAAGCATGGCGAGTGTCCCATATCTGTTTCATTGATATCGTACCACGGGGCAGACAAATTTCTACTTGATACCTTGTTGGACATGTACTCACCTCTTCAAGAGCAAGTAGGCATTGTGTCCAAATCAGCAGTATTGCCAGACACCAATGGAAATATGGATGCTTCTGAGctcctgaaagagaag GGAAATGCTGCATTTAAGGGAAAGCAGTGGAATAAGGCTGTGAATTATTACAGTGAAGCTATTAAATTAAACGAGATTAATGCAACTTACTATGGCAACCGCGCTGCAGCTTATTTAGAATTAGCATG TTTTCGAGAAGCTGAAGAGGACTGCAATAGGGCAATATCACTTGATAAAAAG TATGTGAAGGCTTATCTGAGGCGTGGAACTGCTAGAGAATCACTTCTTCATTACAAAGAGGCTATCGAAG ATTTCAAGCATGCCCTTGTTCTTGAACCACAGAACAAAGTAGCTAATCATGCTGAAAAGAGACTAAGGAAACTGTTAAGTTGA
- the LOC119982895 gene encoding outer envelope protein 64, mitochondrial isoform X3 yields MSKALKLIKVNASNPKVWVVVIGVSVAGIVILAETQRRKRNAKALLSKDFGAFIKRFEILPFPQPPPPAAKQTLAGLTFAISDIFDVKDYVTGFGNPDWERTHGEADKTAVAVTALLKNGATCVGKTVMDELGLGISGENMHYGTPVNPQMPSYVPGGSSSGSAVAVAAELVDFALGCWRSRLHLIKLVCSGEKDPSTDTMGGLRIPASFCGILSFRPSHGAISTIGVLPNSQSLDTVGWFTRDPSILHRVGHALLRLNAVEPRRTRRLIFADDLFQLSNVPKQKTAYVVSKAIENLSGYEPPKNMNFGQYIASNIPSLKGFHEPSATVHNGTSALRALSSVMVSLQRYEFKTNHEEWIKSVKPRLASDVSEYVLAAVNSAPGYIKGLYKVRTEMRAALQSLLKDNGILVIPTVVESSLKRNSKRAYSTEFRDQALVLLSIASVSGCCQVTIPLGKHGECPISVSLISYHGADKFLLDTLLDMYSPLQEQVGIVSKSAVLPDTNGNMDASELLKEKTNQSGIYDLLCYQ; encoded by the exons ATGTCAAAGGCGTTGAAGCTGATCAAGGTGAATGCGTCGAACCCGAAGGTATGGGTTGTGGTGATCGGCGTAAGTGTGGCGGGGATTGTAATATTGGCAGAGACGCAGAGGCGGAAACGCAATGCCAAAGCCTTGCTGAGTAAGGATTTCGGTGCTTTCATTAAGCGATTCGAGATTCTCCCCTTCCCTCAGCCTCCTCCTCCAGCCGCCAAGCAGACCCTTGCTGGCCTTACATTTGCCATCAGTGACAT CTTTGATGTAAAGGATTATGTAACTGGATTTGGGAATCCAGACTGGGAAAGAACACATGGGGAGGCTGACAAAACTGCAGTAGCGGTGACTGCTCTGTTGAAGAATGGAGCTACTTGTGTTGGCAAGACTGTAATGGATGAATTGGGGTTAGG AATATCTGGGGAAAATATGCATTATGGAACCCCCGTCAATCCTCAAATGCCTTCATATGTCCCTGGAGGTTCTTCGAGTGGTTCAGCCGTTGCTGTTGCAGCTGAACTTGTTGACTTTGCCCTTG GTTGTTGGAGGTCGCGGTTGCATTTAATAAAATTAGTGTGTTCTGGGGAGAAAGATCCAA GTACTGATACAATGGGAGGATTGAGAATTCCAGCATCATTTTGTGGTATCCTTAGCTTTCGACCGTCGCATGGGGCAATCTCTACAATTGGAGTTCTGCCAAATTCACAGAGCTTAGATACTGTTG GATGGTTTACTCGTGATCCATCAATTTTACATCGTGTTGGACATGCACTATTGCGGCTGAATGCAGTGGAACCTAGAAGGACAAGACGCCTTATTTTTGCTGATGATCTGTTTCAGCTTTCAAATGTTCCCAAGCAGAAGACAGCATATGTTGTTAGCAAAGCAATCGAAAATCTATCTGGGT ATGAGCCTCCAAAGAATATGAATTTTGGTCAGTATATTGCTTCAAATATTCCAAGTTTAAAAGGTTTTCATGAACCATCAGCCACTGTACATAATGGAACATCAGCTTTGAGAGCTCTATCTTCTGTGATGGTTTCACTACAAAG ATATGAATTCAAAACCAACCATGAAGAATGGATTAAATCAGTCAAACCCAGGTTAGCATCTGATGTCTCTGAATATGTTCTTGCAGCAGTTAACTCTGCGCCTGGGTACATCAAAGGTCTGTATAAAGTCAGGACTGAGATGCGAGCAGCTCTTCAAAGTTTACTGAAG GATAATGGAATATTGGTAATTCCAACAGTTGTGGAGTCCTCATTGAAGCGTAATTCAAAGAGAGCTTATTCCACTGAATTTCGTGATCAAGCTTTGGTTCTATTGAGCATTGCTAGCGTGTCTGGTTGCTGTCAG GTGACAATTCCTTTGGGTAAGCATGGCGAGTGTCCCATATCTGTTTCATTGATATCGTACCACGGGGCAGACAAATTTCTACTTGATACCTTGTTGGACATGTACTCACCTCTTCAAGAGCAAGTAGGCATTGTGTCCAAATCAGCAGTATTGCCAGACACCAATGGAAATATGGATGCTTCTGAGctcctgaaagagaag ACCAACCAAAGTGGGATTTACGATTTACTATGCTATCAGTGA
- the LOC119982895 gene encoding outer envelope protein 64, mitochondrial isoform X2, whose protein sequence is MSKALKLIKVNASNPKVWVVVIGVSVAGIVILAETQRRKRNAKALLSKDFGAFIKRFEILPFPQPPPPAAKQTLAGLTFAISDIFDVKDYVTGFGNPDWERTHGEADKTAVAVTALLKNGATCVGKTVMDELGLGISGENMHYGTPVNPQMPSYVPGGSSSGSAVAVAAELVDFALGTDTMGGLRIPASFCGILSFRPSHGAISTIGVLPNSQSLDTVGWFTRDPSILHRVGHALLRLNAVEPRRTRRLIFADDLFQLSNVPKQKTAYVVSKAIENLSGYEPPKNMNFGQYIASNIPSLKGFHEPSATVHNGTSALRALSSVMVSLQRYEFKTNHEEWIKSVKPRLASDVSEYVLAAVNSAPGYIKGLYKVRTEMRAALQSLLKDNGILVIPTVVESSLKRNSKRAYSTEFRDQALVLLSIASVSGCCQVTIPLGKHGECPISVSLISYHGADKFLLDTLLDMYSPLQEQVGIVSKSAVLPDTNGNMDASELLKEKGNAAFKGKQWNKAVNYYSEAIKLNEINATYYGNRAAAYLELACFREAEEDCNRAISLDKKYVKAYLRRGTARESLLHYKEAIEDFKHALVLEPQNKVANHAEKRLRKLLS, encoded by the exons ATGTCAAAGGCGTTGAAGCTGATCAAGGTGAATGCGTCGAACCCGAAGGTATGGGTTGTGGTGATCGGCGTAAGTGTGGCGGGGATTGTAATATTGGCAGAGACGCAGAGGCGGAAACGCAATGCCAAAGCCTTGCTGAGTAAGGATTTCGGTGCTTTCATTAAGCGATTCGAGATTCTCCCCTTCCCTCAGCCTCCTCCTCCAGCCGCCAAGCAGACCCTTGCTGGCCTTACATTTGCCATCAGTGACAT CTTTGATGTAAAGGATTATGTAACTGGATTTGGGAATCCAGACTGGGAAAGAACACATGGGGAGGCTGACAAAACTGCAGTAGCGGTGACTGCTCTGTTGAAGAATGGAGCTACTTGTGTTGGCAAGACTGTAATGGATGAATTGGGGTTAGG AATATCTGGGGAAAATATGCATTATGGAACCCCCGTCAATCCTCAAATGCCTTCATATGTCCCTGGAGGTTCTTCGAGTGGTTCAGCCGTTGCTGTTGCAGCTGAACTTGTTGACTTTGCCCTTG GTACTGATACAATGGGAGGATTGAGAATTCCAGCATCATTTTGTGGTATCCTTAGCTTTCGACCGTCGCATGGGGCAATCTCTACAATTGGAGTTCTGCCAAATTCACAGAGCTTAGATACTGTTG GATGGTTTACTCGTGATCCATCAATTTTACATCGTGTTGGACATGCACTATTGCGGCTGAATGCAGTGGAACCTAGAAGGACAAGACGCCTTATTTTTGCTGATGATCTGTTTCAGCTTTCAAATGTTCCCAAGCAGAAGACAGCATATGTTGTTAGCAAAGCAATCGAAAATCTATCTGGGT ATGAGCCTCCAAAGAATATGAATTTTGGTCAGTATATTGCTTCAAATATTCCAAGTTTAAAAGGTTTTCATGAACCATCAGCCACTGTACATAATGGAACATCAGCTTTGAGAGCTCTATCTTCTGTGATGGTTTCACTACAAAG ATATGAATTCAAAACCAACCATGAAGAATGGATTAAATCAGTCAAACCCAGGTTAGCATCTGATGTCTCTGAATATGTTCTTGCAGCAGTTAACTCTGCGCCTGGGTACATCAAAGGTCTGTATAAAGTCAGGACTGAGATGCGAGCAGCTCTTCAAAGTTTACTGAAG GATAATGGAATATTGGTAATTCCAACAGTTGTGGAGTCCTCATTGAAGCGTAATTCAAAGAGAGCTTATTCCACTGAATTTCGTGATCAAGCTTTGGTTCTATTGAGCATTGCTAGCGTGTCTGGTTGCTGTCAG GTGACAATTCCTTTGGGTAAGCATGGCGAGTGTCCCATATCTGTTTCATTGATATCGTACCACGGGGCAGACAAATTTCTACTTGATACCTTGTTGGACATGTACTCACCTCTTCAAGAGCAAGTAGGCATTGTGTCCAAATCAGCAGTATTGCCAGACACCAATGGAAATATGGATGCTTCTGAGctcctgaaagagaag GGAAATGCTGCATTTAAGGGAAAGCAGTGGAATAAGGCTGTGAATTATTACAGTGAAGCTATTAAATTAAACGAGATTAATGCAACTTACTATGGCAACCGCGCTGCAGCTTATTTAGAATTAGCATG TTTTCGAGAAGCTGAAGAGGACTGCAATAGGGCAATATCACTTGATAAAAAG TATGTGAAGGCTTATCTGAGGCGTGGAACTGCTAGAGAATCACTTCTTCATTACAAAGAGGCTATCGAAG ATTTCAAGCATGCCCTTGTTCTTGAACCACAGAACAAAGTAGCTAATCATGCTGAAAAGAGACTAAGGAAACTGTTAAGTTGA
- the LOC119982896 gene encoding monoacylglycerol lipase abhd6-A, producing MSPLKISKYFSFAASRDWLYRYTFANAGLQSMKTDIGDGTIMHCWIPKIHKPSKPNLLLLHGFGANAMWQYGDHLRHFTAPFNVYVPDLLFFGESYTARNERTEAFQAQCVMKMMGAQGVDRMSLVGISYGGFVGYNMAVQFPESVERLVLCCTGVCLEEKDMEDGLFKVPNLDEASSILLPQTPEKLRELLRFSFVKPARGVPSWFLSDFIHVMCTDYVEEKRELIHAILKDRHLSNLPKITQPTLIVWGEQDQIFPLELGNRLKRHIGEGASLVVVKNAGHAVNLERPKEFLRHLRSFLVDNNNNVSSC from the exons ATGTCTCCTCTTAAGATATCCAAATATTTCAGCTTTGCTGCATCCAGGGACTGGCTCTACCGCTACACCTTCGCAAATGCCGGCCTCCAATCCATGAAAACCGACATTGGAGATGGCACAATCATGCACTGCTGGATCCCCAAAATTCACAAACCATCAAAGCCaaatctcctcctcctccatggCTTTGGTGCCAACGCAATGTGGCAATATGGAGACCATCTCCGCCACTTCACTGCCCCGTTTAACGTCTACGTCCCCGATTTACTCTTCTTCGGAGAATCCTACACGGCTAGGAATGAGCGGACGGAGGCGTTCCAAGCTCAATGTGTAATGAAAATGATGGGAGCACAAGGAGTGGATAGAATGAGCCTTGTGGGGATTAGTTATGGAGGGTTTGTAGGGTATAATATGGCGGTGCAGTTTCCGGAGTCTGTGGAGCGGTTGGTGTTGTGTTGTACAGGAGTTTGTTTGGAGGAGAAGGACATGGAAGATGGTTTGTTTAAGGTGCCAAATCTGGACGAGGCTTCCAGTATTTTATTGCCTCAGACGCCTGAGAAACTGAGGGAGTTGTTGCGGTTTTCGTTCGTTAAGCCTGCCCGGGGCGTGCCTTCTTGGTTCCTCTCCGATTTCATCCAT GTGATGTGCACAGATTATGTtgaggagaagagagagctAATACACGCAATACTCAAAGATAGACATCTCTCTAATCTTCCTAAAATCACACAg CCTACATTGATAGTATGGGGAGAGCAAGACCAAATATTTCCTTTGGAGCTGGGAAACAGATTAAAAAG gcaTATCGGTGAAGGTGCAAGCCTAGTAGTGGTAAAGAATGCAGGGCATGCAGTGAACCTAGAAAGGCCAAAGGAGTTCCTCAGGCACCTCAGATCCTTCCTtgtagataataataataatgtatcCTCTTGTTAA
- the LOC119983141 gene encoding uncharacterized protein LOC119983141: MGVMEGLNPTTMALALLRNMITFLFIHVDKPLLYLSKKYKLLQIIRYLLISSFFFILRLIPSFFPSLNPKLDDFPIKQSKNEKLVPKYGGGDSCIARALSQLLLIVSDIPVSSRKYEVARSLAERIIDENHGENATALHEVNRAVLSAAFARALSQLEAAVEKLDRDRVELGASRAGLVPHRLNRIIKTARKLGDGAWGRLWKVKVEGNLSAEKLSAELLWLAQKMASCGVGEEAVGRWASASHLAWLGLSAEPRLQGWLVKIAAFLFKLAREIGQEDNDEECQKEQLRQTRKKMLISWLPLLCRASNGTDAPVLNLRERVDSERILEELIESLEQEEQQEQVLSLWLHHFTYCSSSDWPNLHDSYARWCTVSRKLLLFR; encoded by the exons ATGGGAGTCATGGAAGGCTTGAACCCAACCACCATGGCTCTCGCACTTCTCCGAAACATGATTACCTTCCTATTTATACACGTCGACAAGCCGCTTCTCTATTTATCGAAGAAGTACAAGCTTCTCCAAATCATTCGATACCTTTTAATCAgttctttcttctttattttacgATTAATTCCTTCTTTCTTCCCTTCTCTGAACCCTAAACTTGACGATTTCCCGATTAAGCAGTCGAAGAACGAGAAGCTTGTGCCGAAGTACGGCGGCGGAGACTCCTGTATCGCTCGAGCACTTTCGCAGCTTTTGTTGATTGTTAGCGATATTCCGGTCAGTTCGAGGAAGTATGAAGTTGCTCGATCTTTAGCGGAGAGGATTATTGATGAGAACCATGGAGAGAATGCGACGGCTCTGCATGAAGTCAATCGAGCAGTTCTATCGGCGGCGTTTGCTAGGGCTCTTAGCCAGCTTGAAGCCGCCGTGGAGAAACTCGACCGCGATCGGGTTGAACTTGGGGCTTCAAGGGCCGGTTTGGTACCACACCGGTTGAACCGGATTATTAAGACGGCTCGGAAGTTGGGGGATGGGGCGTGGGGCCGGCTTTGGAAGGTGAAGGTGGAGGGCAATTTGTCGGCGGAGAAGCTTTCCGCTGAGCTGCTCTGGTTGGCGCAGAAGATGGCGAGTTGTGGGGTCGGGGAGGAAGCTGTGGGTAGGTGGGCATCGGCTTCACATTTGGCTTGGCTTGGTCTATCGGCTGAGCCAAGGCTGCAAGGTTGGTTGGTTAAGATCGCAG CATTCTTGTTCAAGCTCGCAAGGGAAATTGGGCAGGAGGACAATGATGAAGAATGCCAAAAGGAGCAGCTTAGGCAAACGAGGAAGAAGATGTTGATCTCATGGCTGCCGCTGCTTTGCAGAGCTAGCAATGGCACGGATGCACCCGTCCTCAACCTTCGTGAAAGAGTCGATTCGGAGAGGATTTTGGAAGAGCTTATAGAGTCACTGGAACAGGAAGAGCAGCAGGAGCAAGTATTGTCTCTTTGGCTCCACCACTTCACATATTGCTCCTCCTCCGACTGGCCTAACCTCCATGACTCTTACGCTCGCTGGTGCACTGTTTCCCGTAAGCTCTTGCTGTTCCGGTGA
- the LOC119983140 gene encoding metacaspase-1-like: protein MSSKREKCNWCGKLLLVPPNAETVRCPGCQAVTWVQSYDTLVQARDSLGHAAASRFNDLINTVSSNISKVSDSVNYSYSGPQKYHYGYGNYYRPSPPPPPPRPALTPPPAHGRKRAVLCGVSYRQKSYRLKGTVNDVKCMRYFLVDKFGFPGDSILMLTEDEINPLKIPTKHNIRLALQWLVHGSQSGDSLVFHFSGHGSQKPDLDMDEIDGYDETLCPLDFENEGMIIDDEINQTIVRPLPHGATLHAIIDACHSGTVLDLPFVCRMNREGQYTWEDQRSISGIYKGTSGGLAFSFSACDDNQITIDTNSFSGTAMTGSMTYSFIHAVQSQPGLTYGHLVNSMRSAIRDGKTTGIRLNGPLANLMNKVIFGSALSQEPQLSSSQMFDVYSKRFVL from the exons ATGTCAAGCAAACGAGAAAAATGCAACTGGTGTGGAAAACTACTGCTAGTGCCACCGAATGCTGAAACCGTTCGATGCCCTGGGTGCCAGGCCGTAACCTGGGTTCAATCCTACGACACTCTGGTTCAAGCCCGGGACTCATTAGGCCACGCTGCTGCGAGCCGGTTCAATGATCTCATCAACACAGTTTCTAGCAACATCAGCAAGGTTTCTGATTCAGTGAATTACAGCTATTCGGGTCCACAGAAGTATCATTATGGTTATGGAAATTATTACAGaccttcaccaccaccaccacctccacggCCAGCTTTGACTCCTCCTCCAGCTCATGGAAGGAAGCGGGCGGTGCTTTGTGGAGTGAGCTACCGTCAGAAGAGTTACAGGCTTAAAGGAACTGTCAATGATGTCAAGTGCATGCGTTATTTTCTTGTTGACAAGTTTGGGTTTCCTGGTGACTCTATTCTCATGCTCACAG AAGATGAGATAAACCCACTAAAGATTCCGACGAAACACAACATTCGATTAGCCTTGCAGTGGCTAGTACATGGTTCCCAGTCAGGGGACTCATTGGTGTTCCACTTCTCAGGGCATGGATCTCAGAAACCAGACTTGGACATGGATGAGATTGATGGATATGATGAAACATTGTGTCctcttgattttgagaatgaaGGAATGATAATTGATGATGAGATTAACCAAACAATTGTAAGGCCACTGCCCCATGGAGCTACTCTTCACGCGATCATCGATGCCTGCCATAGCGGAACTGTGCTGGATCTACCATTTGTTTGCAGGATGAATAG GGAAGGACAGTATACATGGGAAGATCAAAGATCCATATCAGGAATTTATAAAGGCACAAGTGGTGGCCTAGCCTTCTCTTTCAGCGCCTGTGATGATAATCAGATAACAATTGATACTAAC AGTTTTTCAGGGACAGCGATGACGGGATCGATGACTTACAGCTTCATCCATGCAGTGCAGAGCCAACCTGGACTGACATATGGTCACTTGGTTAATTCCATGCGCTCTGCAATCCGAGATGGTAAAACGACTGGAATACGCCTCAATGGTCCGCTCGCAAATCTGATGAACAAAGTAATCTTTGGTTCTGCATTGTCGCAG GAGCCTCAGTTGTCATCTTCTCAGATGTTTGATGTTTACTCCAAACGATTTGTGCTATAG